One part of the Thermodesulfobacterium commune DSM 2178 genome encodes these proteins:
- a CDS encoding cytochrome c3 family protein, producing the protein MGKIFRYFFLGLCLSGVLLGISFFLPLTFNKSSIASSSGSNDACLKCHKLERLHKVLPNGEKMALYVDPEKFQASVHGSMDCLSCHADLNVKEHPRPMKIASVREYKKIVSANCVNCHAIESLSPIHKNIVKENKLSCAECHGSHYIKPIKEEFDRIAKDCLKCHKLERLHKVLPNGEKMALYVDSKKFYDSAHGNKVHCLFCHQDIDKSTHPKPIKIESRYSYSKGVNQNCLTCHPASGLSSFHQNIVKEGKTLCSECHNSHYVKPIKLVRKQTQECIKCHKVERLPKVLGNGDKMYLYVNSEKFAKTPHGKIGCFACHYDIYNTDFHPKPINIRSIKDYTKEMASRCTKCHTYESISKHPGHAIVARDKRFMCIDCHGYHTNIPVGVK; encoded by the coding sequence ATGGGAAAAATTTTTAGATATTTTTTTCTTGGGTTGTGTTTATCTGGAGTTCTGTTGGGGATCAGTTTTTTTCTTCCTCTAACCTTTAATAAATCGTCCATAGCAAGTAGCAGTGGTTCAAACGATGCCTGTTTAAAGTGTCATAAATTAGAGAGGCTTCATAAGGTTTTACCTAATGGAGAAAAGATGGCTCTTTATGTAGACCCTGAGAAGTTTCAGGCCTCTGTTCATGGAAGTATGGATTGTCTTTCTTGTCATGCCGACCTTAACGTAAAGGAACATCCAAGACCGATGAAAATTGCCAGTGTAAGGGAATATAAAAAGATAGTTTCTGCTAATTGTGTAAATTGCCATGCTATCGAAAGTCTTTCTCCTATCCATAAAAACATAGTAAAAGAAAATAAACTCTCTTGTGCAGAGTGTCACGGTTCACATTACATTAAACCTATAAAAGAGGAATTTGATAGGATTGCTAAAGATTGTTTAAAGTGTCATAAGTTAGAGAGGCTTCATAAGGTTTTACCTAATGGAGAAAAGATGGCTCTTTATGTAGATTCAAAGAAGTTTTATGATTCTGCGCACGGAAATAAGGTTCACTGTTTATTCTGTCACCAGGATATTGATAAATCTACCCATCCTAAACCGATCAAAATAGAAAGTCGTTATAGCTATTCCAAAGGGGTAAACCAAAACTGTTTAACCTGTCATCCTGCGTCCGGACTTTCTTCTTTTCATCAAAACATAGTAAAAGAGGGAAAGACCCTTTGTTCTGAATGTCATAATTCTCACTATGTTAAACCTATCAAATTAGTAAGAAAACAGACCCAAGAGTGTATAAAGTGCCATAAAGTAGAAAGGTTGCCTAAGGTTTTAGGTAACGGTGATAAGATGTATCTTTATGTTAATTCAGAAAAATTTGCCAAAACTCCTCACGGTAAAATAGGTTGTTTTGCTTGCCATTATGATATTTATAACACAGATTTTCATCCTAAACCTATTAACATTAGATCTATAAAAGATTACACTAAAGAAATGGCTTCTCGTTGTACTAAATGTCATACTTATGAAAGCATTTCTAAACATCCAGGTCATGCTATAGTAGCTAGAGATAAAAGATTTATGTGTATTGATTGCCACGGATATCATACAAATATTCCTGTGGGGGTTAAATAA
- a CDS encoding cytochrome c3 family protein, which produces MKKKVWGGLIIGGILFCVTLVFALPTELQLKLEGAKFPAVKFNHANHVDVYKIDCKVCHHAEADPTKEVKKCVECHDIAQAKDKALKAMDAYHKTCIECHKKVNGEEGKQAPVKCNDCHKRS; this is translated from the coding sequence ATGAAAAAGAAAGTTTGGGGAGGGTTAATCATAGGAGGAATTTTGTTCTGTGTTACTTTAGTTTTTGCACTTCCAACGGAATTACAATTAAAACTGGAAGGAGCTAAATTTCCAGCTGTGAAGTTTAATCATGCAAACCATGTAGATGTATATAAAATCGATTGTAAAGTATGTCATCATGCAGAAGCCGATCCTACTAAAGAAGTAAAAAAATGTGTAGAATGTCATGATATAGCTCAGGCTAAAGATAAAGCTTTAAAAGCTATGGATGCCTACCATAAGACCTGTATTGAATGCCATAAGAAGGTTAACGGTGAAGAAGGTAAACAAGCGCCAGTTAAGTGTAATGACTGCCATAAAAGGTCTTAA
- the ftsH gene encoding ATP-dependent zinc metalloprotease FtsH, whose amino-acid sequence MKRAQKLVLVIFSFLILLTSVVAIEKLYPKYELLTYSEFKTLVRLGLVDNLTLKKHEITGIFREQAAEKLYELRNKPVKISNSFKVYRAEDPDLLKLLEEKGIRYQVKPESNHWIGLFSWLIPLIILIGFWLFLFKKFTSSDGGIISFGKSKAKIYVEDEIQVTFKDVAGVDEAVEELKEIIEFLKHPERFTKLGAKIPKGVLLVGPPGTGKTLLARAVAGEAGVPFISISGSSFVEMFVGVGAARVRDLFSQAEKMAPCIIFIDEIDAVGRVRGVSATGGTEEREHTLTQLLTEMDGFDPKKGVIIIAATNRPEILDPALLRPGRFDRVVVVDRPDLKGREEILRLHCQNIPLGQDVDLKVIAARTPGMVGADLANVVNEAALLAARKGKNYVEMEDFEEAIDRVIAGLAKKNRYISHEEKTRIAYHEAGHAVVASVLTPQEKVHRISIIPRGISALGYTLQLPTEERYLMTKTELLAKISVLLGGRAAEELVFKEVSTGAQNDLERATEIARAMVMDYGMSDILGPQTFRKREHLFLDVPFKEREMVSEQIASLIDQEISQTLKTCYETSTRILSERIEILETIVKILMEKEVLEGEELEKLLYQNPKGGNSR is encoded by the coding sequence ATGAAAAGGGCTCAAAAATTAGTTTTAGTTATCTTTTCTTTTTTAATTCTTTTAACTTCTGTGGTAGCGATTGAAAAACTTTATCCAAAATACGAGCTTCTTACTTACAGCGAGTTTAAAACCTTAGTAAGGTTGGGATTGGTTGACAATCTTACCTTAAAAAAACATGAAATTACAGGAATTTTTCGTGAACAAGCTGCAGAGAAACTTTATGAACTAAGAAACAAACCGGTAAAAATTTCTAACTCATTTAAAGTTTATCGAGCAGAAGACCCTGACCTTTTAAAACTTCTTGAAGAAAAGGGAATCAGATATCAGGTTAAACCTGAGAGCAACCATTGGATTGGGTTATTTTCCTGGTTAATACCGTTGATAATACTTATTGGCTTTTGGCTTTTCCTTTTTAAAAAGTTTACGTCGTCAGATGGAGGTATCATAAGTTTTGGTAAAAGTAAAGCTAAAATCTATGTAGAAGACGAAATACAAGTAACCTTTAAGGACGTGGCTGGGGTTGATGAAGCTGTAGAAGAACTAAAAGAAATCATAGAGTTTTTGAAACATCCTGAAAGGTTTACCAAGCTTGGAGCCAAAATTCCGAAAGGAGTATTACTGGTAGGTCCTCCTGGTACAGGTAAAACCCTTCTTGCAAGAGCTGTAGCAGGTGAAGCAGGAGTTCCCTTTATTTCTATTTCAGGGTCTTCTTTTGTAGAAATGTTTGTGGGAGTAGGAGCTGCCAGGGTGAGAGACCTTTTTTCTCAAGCAGAAAAAATGGCTCCTTGTATCATTTTTATAGACGAAATAGATGCAGTTGGAAGGGTTAGAGGGGTCTCTGCTACAGGAGGTACTGAAGAAAGAGAGCACACCCTGACCCAGCTTCTTACCGAAATGGATGGGTTTGACCCAAAAAAAGGAGTCATCATCATCGCAGCTACCAACCGTCCTGAAATCTTAGACCCTGCCCTTCTTCGTCCAGGAAGGTTTGACAGGGTGGTTGTGGTTGATAGACCTGATTTAAAGGGGAGAGAAGAAATCCTTAGGTTGCATTGCCAAAACATACCTCTTGGTCAAGATGTAGACTTAAAGGTTATTGCTGCAAGAACACCTGGTATGGTGGGAGCAGATCTTGCTAATGTTGTAAACGAAGCAGCTTTGCTTGCTGCAAGAAAGGGTAAAAATTATGTTGAGATGGAAGACTTTGAGGAAGCTATCGATAGAGTAATAGCAGGCCTTGCTAAGAAAAACCGTTATATCTCCCACGAAGAAAAAACCAGAATAGCCTATCATGAAGCAGGACATGCGGTGGTAGCCTCGGTGTTAACACCCCAGGAAAAGGTGCACAGGATTTCTATCATCCCAAGAGGTATTTCTGCCTTAGGCTACACCTTGCAACTTCCTACCGAAGAAAGATATTTGATGACCAAAACTGAACTTTTAGCCAAAATCTCTGTACTTTTAGGTGGTAGGGCTGCCGAAGAATTAGTTTTTAAAGAGGTATCTACAGGAGCTCAAAACGATTTAGAAAGAGCTACCGAAATAGCAAGAGCTATGGTCATGGATTACGGAATGAGTGACATCTTAGGACCGCAAACCTTTAGAAAAAGAGAACATCTGTTTTTGGATGTTCCTTTTAAAGAGAGAGAAATGGTTTCTGAACAAATAGCCTCTCTTATAGACCAAGAAATAAGTCAAACCCTAAAAACTTGTTATGAAACCTCTACCAGAATCCTTTCCGAAAGAATAGAAATTTTAGAAACTATTGTTAAGATTTTAATGGAAAAAGAAGTTTTAGAAGGGGAAGAACTGGAAAAATTGCTTTATCAAAATCCAAAAGGAGGAAACAGTCGATGA
- the ligA gene encoding NAD-dependent DNA ligase LigA, giving the protein MPEEKKEYPHIPQEIIERVKKLREEIEYHNYRYYVLDSPVISDAEYDALMRELKELEEKYPELITPDSPTQRVGFKPAEGFKEVPHAEPMLSLDDAMDENEVLEFDKRVKKFLGLPEEAQIEYTVEPKIDGLAVELVYEDGTLKLGATRGDGYVGEDVTANIKTIKSIPLKLKKFDEDAPEIPPRIDVRGEVYLNKEEFEKINQERIKKGEPPFANPRNAAAGSLRQLDPSVTAKRKLDIFCYGVGKVEGYNFKTQWEVLQTLPKWGLKINPLVKLVKNIREAIDYHHEMEKKRQELPYEIDGIVIKVNDLSLWEKLGTKARSPRYAIAYKFQPTQVTTKLLNVVFQVGRTGAITPVAILQPVQIGGVIVERATLHNEDYIKNLDIRIGDWVLVQRAGDVIPQIIMPIKERRTGDEKEIKFPTECPRCGTKLVKKPDEAVWRCPNPNCYASLIRKILHFASRLAMNIEGLGEKVAKDLVDRGLVENVADLYYLRLEDFLRLPGFAYKKAKNLYEAIQKSKKNTLARFIYALGIRHVGEAMAQLLAKKFKTLDNLMKASMSDLMSVEGVGYEVAKSIVEFFKNEHNQEIIKRLLDAGITFEEEEEKQEEVTPKLEGLTFVFTGALKSMTRDQAKAKVLQLGGKVSDHVSKNVDYVVVGEAPGSKYQKALKLGLKIINEEEFLKLIGETQ; this is encoded by the coding sequence ATGCCAGAGGAGAAAAAAGAATATCCTCACATCCCTCAGGAAATCATAGAAAGGGTTAAAAAACTTAGGGAAGAGATAGAGTATCATAATTATCGTTATTATGTACTTGATTCCCCTGTTATTTCTGATGCTGAATACGATGCATTAATGAGAGAACTTAAAGAATTAGAAGAAAAGTATCCAGAATTGATTACCCCAGACTCTCCTACCCAAAGAGTAGGATTTAAACCAGCAGAAGGATTTAAAGAAGTTCCTCATGCAGAACCAATGCTATCTCTGGATGATGCTATGGACGAAAACGAAGTATTAGAATTTGATAAAAGAGTTAAAAAATTTTTAGGATTACCTGAAGAAGCTCAAATAGAATATACGGTAGAACCAAAAATAGATGGTCTTGCGGTAGAGTTGGTTTACGAAGATGGAACCTTAAAATTAGGAGCTACCAGGGGTGATGGTTATGTAGGGGAGGATGTTACTGCTAACATCAAAACCATTAAATCTATCCCTCTAAAACTAAAAAAGTTTGATGAAGATGCCCCTGAAATACCACCAAGAATTGATGTAAGAGGAGAAGTTTATCTAAATAAGGAGGAATTTGAAAAAATCAATCAAGAAAGGATAAAAAAGGGAGAACCTCCTTTTGCTAATCCAAGAAATGCTGCTGCTGGCTCTTTACGTCAGCTTGATCCTTCGGTTACAGCCAAAAGAAAATTAGATATATTCTGTTATGGGGTAGGAAAGGTCGAAGGTTATAACTTCAAAACTCAATGGGAGGTGCTTCAAACCTTACCTAAGTGGGGCTTAAAAATAAACCCGCTGGTAAAGTTAGTTAAAAATATCAGAGAAGCCATCGACTATCATCACGAAATGGAAAAGAAAAGACAAGAACTTCCTTATGAAATAGACGGTATTGTAATCAAAGTAAATGATCTATCTCTGTGGGAAAAACTTGGTACCAAAGCAAGGTCTCCAAGATACGCCATCGCCTATAAATTTCAACCTACTCAAGTAACCACCAAACTTTTAAACGTAGTTTTCCAAGTAGGAAGAACCGGTGCTATCACTCCGGTGGCTATCTTACAACCTGTACAAATAGGAGGTGTTATCGTAGAACGAGCTACTCTTCATAATGAAGACTACATCAAAAACTTAGACATAAGGATTGGAGATTGGGTGCTTGTACAAAGGGCAGGAGATGTGATCCCTCAAATCATCATGCCAATAAAAGAAAGAAGAACAGGTGACGAAAAAGAAATTAAATTTCCTACAGAGTGTCCAAGATGTGGCACTAAGCTAGTCAAAAAGCCTGACGAGGCTGTGTGGAGATGTCCTAACCCTAATTGCTACGCCAGTTTGATAAGAAAAATTCTCCATTTTGCCAGTAGACTTGCGATGAATATAGAAGGCTTAGGAGAAAAGGTGGCAAAAGACCTGGTAGACAGAGGTTTAGTAGAAAACGTAGCAGACCTTTATTATCTTCGGTTAGAAGACTTCTTACGACTACCTGGCTTTGCTTATAAAAAAGCTAAAAATCTCTATGAAGCCATCCAAAAAAGTAAAAAAAACACATTAGCTCGTTTTATTTATGCCTTAGGAATAAGGCATGTTGGAGAGGCAATGGCTCAACTTCTAGCCAAAAAGTTTAAAACCTTAGACAATCTTATGAAAGCCTCTATGTCTGACCTAATGTCAGTGGAGGGCGTAGGTTATGAAGTAGCTAAATCTATAGTAGAATTTTTTAAAAATGAGCACAACCAAGAGATTATCAAAAGATTATTAGATGCAGGGATTACTTTCGAAGAGGAAGAAGAAAAACAGGAAGAAGTCACTCCAAAACTTGAAGGGTTAACCTTTGTGTTTACCGGTGCCTTAAAAAGCATGACCAGAGATCAAGCTAAAGCTAAGGTTTTACAGCTAGGAGGTAAAGTTTCAGACCATGTGTCTAAAAACGTTGACTACGTAGTGGTAGGAGAAGCACCAGGGTCTAAATATCAAAAGGCTTTAAAACTTGGACTAAAAATTATTAACGAAGAAGAATTTTTAAAACTTATAGGAGAAACCCAATAA
- the trpS gene encoding tryptophan--tRNA ligase: protein MKRFRILSGMRPTGPLHLGHLHGVLKNWLSFQENHECFYFVADWHALTTEYDSPQKLRGFVKELFLEWLSVGLSPEKSVIFLQSAVKEHAELSLIFSMITPVAWLERNPTYKDMVQNLQNKDLTTYGFLGYPVLQAADILIYKAEKVPVGLDQVPHLELTREIARRFNYLYGTEFFPEPEALLSEVPKIPGTDGRKMSKSYGNAIFLNDPPEVVKKKVLSYVTDIHRPRKSDPGDPENRCVAYNLIKIYFSEEERQEVVEDCKKAKLGCVECKQRLASKVIEELTEIWERRFEIEKANWEELLQVGIEKARSIAKKTMEEVNELLGFSYKF, encoded by the coding sequence GTGAAAAGATTTAGGATTTTAAGTGGAATGCGTCCTACAGGTCCACTTCATTTGGGACATCTTCACGGTGTTTTAAAAAATTGGTTGAGTTTCCAAGAAAATCACGAATGTTTTTACTTTGTGGCAGACTGGCATGCCCTAACTACAGAGTATGATTCTCCTCAAAAATTAAGAGGTTTTGTAAAAGAATTGTTTTTGGAATGGCTCTCAGTAGGGCTTTCTCCAGAAAAGAGTGTGATTTTTTTACAATCAGCTGTTAAAGAACATGCAGAACTTTCTTTGATATTTTCTATGATTACTCCAGTAGCTTGGCTTGAAAGAAATCCTACTTATAAAGATATGGTTCAAAACCTTCAAAATAAAGATTTGACTACCTATGGGTTTTTAGGCTATCCGGTTTTACAAGCAGCTGACATCTTAATCTATAAAGCAGAGAAAGTTCCTGTAGGTTTAGACCAGGTACCTCATTTAGAATTAACCAGAGAAATTGCCAGAAGATTTAATTATCTGTACGGTACCGAATTTTTTCCTGAACCTGAAGCCCTTTTGTCTGAGGTACCCAAAATACCAGGAACAGACGGAAGAAAGATGAGTAAAAGTTATGGAAACGCTATTTTTTTGAATGACCCACCTGAAGTAGTGAAGAAGAAAGTTCTGTCTTATGTGACTGATATTCATAGACCCAGAAAATCTGATCCGGGAGATCCTGAAAATCGTTGTGTAGCGTATAATCTAATAAAGATTTATTTTTCTGAGGAAGAAAGGCAGGAAGTCGTAGAAGATTGTAAAAAGGCTAAGCTTGGATGTGTAGAATGTAAGCAAAGATTGGCTTCTAAAGTTATAGAAGAGTTAACTGAAATCTGGGAAAGACGTTTTGAGATAGAAAAAGCAAACTGGGAAGAGCTACTGCAGGTAGGAATAGAAAAAGCAAGAAGTATAGCTAAAAAAACCATGGAAGAGGTTAATGAGTTATTGGGTTTCTCCTATAAGTTTTAA
- the queF gene encoding preQ(1) synthase, whose amino-acid sequence MSEKKYGELAIEQAELEAWPNPYPDRDYTITITFPEFTCLCPRSGYPDFAVIKIEYVPNEKIVELRSLKLWLNKFRNRYISHEAATNEIFDALWKVLEPKKLKVIGDFHPRGNVHTVITVEKP is encoded by the coding sequence ATGAGTGAGAAAAAGTATGGTGAATTAGCCATAGAACAAGCAGAACTTGAAGCTTGGCCTAATCCCTATCCTGATAGGGATTATACAATAACCATCACTTTCCCTGAGTTTACTTGCCTTTGTCCCAGGTCTGGATATCCAGATTTTGCGGTAATCAAGATCGAATATGTACCTAATGAAAAAATTGTTGAGCTTAGGTCGTTAAAACTATGGCTTAACAAGTTCAGAAATCGTTACATCTCTCATGAAGCCGCTACTAACGAGATTTTTGATGCCCTCTGGAAGGTTTTAGAACCTAAAAAATTGAAAGTAATAGGAGATTTTCACCCCAGAGGGAACGTTCATACCGTCATAACGGTAGAAAAGCCTTAA
- a CDS encoding ATP-dependent 6-phosphofructokinase, which yields MKNPFCYYEFLEEITEEVSTEIETLGPCKIPNPMPLSPSCFVEDNTRIILRLNVDYLKAQLTQEKPVISLEVAGPRPYIYFDPSKLKVGIVTCGGLCPGINDVIRSLVMTLYYSYGVDRILGFKYGLQGFIPRYGHEVIELSPEKVKDIHSMGGTFLGTSRGHQPIEEIVDTLERLNINLLFMIGGDGTFRAANKIKEEIDRRGVKIGIVCVPKTIDNDIWLVSKTFGFNTAVEMACYAIRCAHTEAIGVPYGIGLVKLMGRHSGFIAAAATLATREVNFCLIPEMDFDLEGPQGLLCKLEKRLLARKHAVIVVAEGAGQKYVQKDPPEYDASGNLKLGDIGKFLKEKIEEYFKQKGLPVVIRYIDPSYIIRSVPANAEDRIFCGFLAQYAVHAGMAGKTGLMISYLNDQFVHIPIKEAIKKRKQVNLYGRFWLSVLESTGQGTLKNS from the coding sequence ATGAAAAACCCTTTCTGTTATTATGAATTCTTAGAAGAAATCACTGAAGAAGTTTCTACCGAGATAGAAACCTTAGGTCCTTGCAAAATACCCAACCCAATGCCACTTTCTCCCTCTTGTTTTGTAGAGGATAACACTAGAATAATCCTAAGGCTTAACGTAGACTATTTAAAAGCTCAACTAACGCAAGAAAAACCTGTCATTTCTTTAGAGGTAGCTGGACCAAGACCTTATATCTATTTTGATCCGTCTAAATTAAAGGTAGGCATAGTAACCTGTGGAGGGTTATGTCCTGGGATTAACGATGTAATCAGGTCTTTAGTTATGACTTTGTATTATTCTTATGGAGTGGATAGAATCTTAGGCTTTAAGTATGGACTTCAAGGTTTTATCCCAAGGTATGGACATGAAGTAATAGAGCTTTCTCCAGAAAAGGTAAAAGATATCCATTCGATGGGAGGGACCTTTCTTGGCACCTCAAGAGGGCATCAACCTATCGAAGAGATAGTTGACACCCTTGAAAGGTTAAACATCAACCTTTTATTTATGATAGGAGGAGATGGGACTTTTAGAGCAGCTAACAAAATTAAAGAAGAGATAGATAGGAGAGGAGTAAAAATAGGAATTGTTTGTGTTCCTAAAACGATAGACAACGATATCTGGTTAGTTTCAAAAACTTTTGGTTTTAATACCGCGGTAGAAATGGCCTGTTATGCTATTAGATGTGCTCATACAGAAGCTATAGGAGTACCTTATGGGATCGGCTTGGTAAAACTTATGGGTAGGCATTCAGGGTTTATCGCTGCTGCAGCAACTTTAGCTACCAGAGAAGTCAACTTTTGTCTTATTCCAGAGATGGATTTTGATTTGGAAGGGCCTCAGGGACTTCTTTGTAAGTTAGAAAAAAGATTGTTAGCAAGAAAACATGCGGTTATAGTGGTAGCTGAAGGTGCTGGGCAAAAATATGTACAAAAGGATCCCCCTGAATATGATGCCTCAGGTAATCTAAAATTAGGAGATATAGGCAAGTTTTTAAAAGAAAAAATTGAGGAATATTTTAAGCAAAAAGGTCTTCCTGTGGTTATACGTTACATAGACCCAAGTTATATCATAAGAAGTGTTCCTGCCAACGCAGAAGACAGAATTTTTTGTGGATTTTTAGCTCAGTATGCAGTTCATGCCGGAATGGCAGGAAAAACCGGTCTTATGATAAGCTATCTCAACGACCAGTTTGTCCATATACCTATAAAAGAGGCGATTAAAAAACGAAAACAGGTAAATCTTTATGGCCGATTCTGGCTTTCGGTTTTAGAATCTACAGGACAGGGTACACTAAAAAATAGCTGA
- a CDS encoding cytochrome b/b6 domain-containing protein, whose translation MKKVYLHPLPVRIWHWINAISFIVLIITGLQIRLVDKINLMSFESAVKIHSWLGFILLANYFIWLCYYLFTGKIFKIYIPPFWRPVDFIKKAFAQAKYYAYGIMVGEKNPHHPTPDNKFNPLQQVFYFIIMIFCIPLQILTGLVLWDPVQFAWLESLMGGIQIVSLIHNGLWVFYGFFLFVHIYLSTLGHTPLAHIIAMFTGYEEEHEEHTGH comes from the coding sequence ATGAAGAAGGTATATTTACATCCTTTACCTGTAAGAATATGGCACTGGATCAATGCTATCAGTTTTATAGTATTGATAATTACCGGATTACAGATCAGATTGGTAGATAAGATAAATCTTATGTCTTTTGAAAGTGCGGTTAAGATACATAGCTGGTTAGGGTTTATTTTGCTTGCTAATTATTTTATCTGGTTATGTTACTATCTGTTTACCGGAAAAATTTTTAAGATTTATATCCCTCCTTTTTGGAGACCTGTAGATTTTATTAAAAAAGCTTTTGCTCAAGCAAAGTATTATGCCTATGGTATCATGGTAGGAGAGAAAAACCCTCATCATCCAACCCCTGATAACAAATTTAATCCTCTACAACAGGTTTTTTATTTTATCATCATGATCTTTTGTATACCTTTACAAATTTTGACAGGTCTTGTGCTTTGGGATCCTGTTCAGTTTGCTTGGTTAGAAAGTTTGATGGGAGGTATTCAGATTGTTTCTTTAATTCACAATGGCCTTTGGGTGTTTTACGGATTTTTCCTTTTTGTTCATATTTATTTAAGTACTTTAGGACATACACCTTTAGCTCACATCATAGCTATGTTTACCGGATATGAAGAAGAACATGAAGAACATACCGGGCACTAA
- a CDS encoding multiheme c-type cytochrome — protein MLAATSKRVIGSLPSQDLSFKEWKQKASFNEYCMSCHKIELSKTLKSGEKLNLKVNLNEIKQSVHSNFQCIVCHSDFSKTKHPSYTFKNKREYAANLSKQICQKCHTDATLRRNQVHYTISKTASCIECHGYHGVKPAKIGKNLPENQYCLTCHSKSITKKLENGEVLSVKVDGSHLLSSVHKDLKCTDCHKGYSKTEHPIKKIASLKEYRKQAIEICKQCHTKEVDQFNKSIHAKAFYQGKEKAPDCIRCHDYHKVARILPNNELKFNLCASCHGEEAKAYKDSIHFKALSESKPNAPNCSNCHKAHDVLPVSMAKLNDSCLSCHKDSKKAHSKWLYNPPFTLESFVDVHFKSASCSVCHAKGEKAVMLSLVDKAKKTGITVEDLSKALNWPVEEVKNKIDLNKDGLVQEKEFWQFLNTVKQKVKVELKGRLDLVNSNDAHKILSKKEAIKDCTVCHSSEAKFAGVLEISKEGDKTLKTLVDRKILNSVYAIPNVRDFYVLGLSRISVLDILFVLAVVCGIGFGLGHLSLRIITTPIRRKRREGK, from the coding sequence TTGCTTGCTGCTACTTCTAAAAGGGTTATCGGAAGTTTACCTTCTCAAGACCTAAGTTTTAAGGAATGGAAGCAAAAAGCAAGTTTTAATGAATACTGCATGTCTTGTCATAAAATTGAGTTAAGCAAAACGTTAAAAAGTGGTGAAAAGTTAAATCTTAAGGTAAACTTAAATGAAATCAAACAATCTGTTCATAGCAACTTTCAGTGTATCGTATGTCACAGTGATTTTTCAAAAACTAAACATCCTTCATATACATTTAAGAATAAAAGAGAGTATGCGGCTAATCTTTCTAAACAGATATGTCAGAAATGTCATACCGATGCTACATTAAGAAGAAATCAGGTACACTACACCATTTCTAAGACTGCTTCTTGTATAGAATGTCATGGATATCATGGGGTTAAACCAGCCAAAATAGGTAAAAATTTACCTGAAAATCAATATTGTTTGACTTGCCATAGTAAATCTATAACTAAAAAGCTTGAAAATGGTGAAGTTCTTTCAGTAAAGGTAGATGGGTCTCATCTTTTAAGTTCTGTACATAAAGACCTTAAGTGTACTGATTGTCATAAAGGTTATTCTAAAACAGAGCATCCTATTAAAAAGATAGCATCACTAAAAGAGTATAGAAAACAAGCTATAGAAATATGTAAGCAATGTCATACTAAAGAGGTAGATCAATTTAACAAAAGTATCCATGCCAAGGCTTTTTATCAAGGGAAAGAGAAGGCTCCTGACTGTATAAGATGTCATGATTATCATAAAGTGGCGCGTATTTTACCTAATAATGAGTTAAAGTTCAATCTCTGTGCAAGTTGTCATGGAGAAGAGGCCAAGGCTTACAAAGATAGTATTCATTTTAAAGCCCTTTCTGAATCCAAGCCTAATGCTCCTAATTGTTCTAACTGTCATAAAGCCCATGACGTTTTACCTGTTAGTATGGCAAAGTTAAACGACTCTTGTTTGTCCTGCCATAAGGACTCCAAGAAGGCTCATAGTAAATGGCTCTATAATCCACCTTTTACCTTAGAATCCTTTGTAGATGTCCATTTTAAGAGTGCTTCTTGTAGTGTGTGTCATGCAAAAGGTGAAAAGGCAGTGATGCTGTCTTTGGTAGATAAAGCTAAAAAAACAGGCATAACGGTAGAAGATCTAAGTAAAGCTTTAAACTGGCCGGTTGAAGAGGTAAAAAATAAGATAGATCTTAATAAAGATGGTTTGGTCCAGGAAAAAGAGTTCTGGCAGTTTTTGAATACGGTTAAACAGAAGGTGAAAGTTGAATTAAAAGGAAGATTAGACTTAGTAAATTCTAATGATGCTCATAAAATTCTTTCTAAGAAAGAAGCCATAAAAGATTGTACTGTTTGTCATAGTTCTGAGGCTAAGTTTGCCGGAGTTTTAGAAATCAGTAAAGAAGGAGATAAAACCTTAAAAACCTTAGTAGATAGAAAGATTTTAAATTCGGTATATGCCATACCAAATGTTAGAGATTTTTATGTTTTAGGTCTGTCAAGGATTAGTGTTTTAGATATATTGTTTGTTTTGGCTGTGGTTTGCGGTATAGGTTTTGGTTTAGGGCATCTATCTTTAAGAATTATAACCACACCTATTAGAAGAAAAAGAAGGGAGGGGAAATAA